GTGAAGGGTTGAGCCAAAAACTGGCCAGCGGCGCCGGATTGACCGCTGCCCGTGGCTTGCGCCAAGCCGCCCGGCAAACCAGGCCGCGCGGTTAAATTGAATAACGCCGGCAACAGGCCGCCAAAATTGGCCTCCACTTTGATCGGCCCGGCGATTTGGCCGAGCGTCACTTCCGTGCTGGCAATGCCGTTGTCATCGGTGCGGCTGCCGCCTTCTTCTTTGCCTTGCGGGATGTAGCTGGCGTTGCTGGTGATCAAGAACTTATCCAAACGCGTACGATCGAAGCGGCCTTCCACCACGATGGTGTGCTGACCGGCATTCCAATTATAAGTCTTGGGATCGGACTGCGGATTGCCGGGATTGCCGCTGCCGCGTTCGCTCAGTAAATCCCATTGCCAGGTATTGGAACGCTGGCCCTGAAAAACATCATAGATGAATGGACTGCCGCCATCAACGCGAACGGTCCACGAGTTTGCGCCGCTTTCACCCGGCGTCAAGCTGCGCGTCCAAATGTAATATGTGCCGCTCACCGGAATCGTGAACGTGTAGATGGCCGAACCGGCTTCATCCTGCGGCTCGGGATAAACGAGATATTTGCCGCCTGAAGCTTCCGCGTCATCTTGCGTAATCAACGGCGCGGTGATCTGGCCGGATTCCGCTTCGATGCGGATATTGCTGTCCGAGCCGCTGAAGCTCGCCTGCCCAACTGTGGCGATAAAATTCACTTCCGCACCCGGCACAGGGTTATCAAAGCTGTCGAACAATGAAACGCGCAGCGGATTCGCGAGCTTTTGCATCACACGGCCGGTCTGGCCGCTGCCGCTGACCACCAGCAGCTTGGAGGGCGCGCTGGGTTGTACGCCTGCTTCGAAGCGCGTAATCGCATTTTCGGCGGCCAGCGTGCTTTCCAGCACAAAACCGCTATACGATCCGTTTTCAAGCTTGGCGGGATCGGAAAGCGTGCGGTCAAATATGCCGTTGATGTAAACATCGAAAAAGTGCGCGCTGGCTTCTTTGCGCACGATAACTTTCATCTGGCTGCCGGCGGTGGTGTTCGGGCCAAAGGCATTGCCCTCGTCAATCATCGTGGTGAGATCGCCGTTTTGCACATGCCACAAGCGCGTCCTGGTGCGCTCGTTCGAATGCTGAATCATGTAGCCGTTGGGCGCGCTGCTGAAACTGTCGGCCATCACAAGCACGCCGGAAAAGTTCGCGCCAAAAACCGTGGCATTATCACCCCAGGTGATGCTGACTTCCTGCGCGTTGCGCGCCAGTTTATAAACCGCCGTCGTCCAAATGTCGATCGTGGCCGTGTGCTGGACTTCATTATTGTTGATGATTTGCAAGCGCGGATCGCTCGCCCAATTCGTTCCCAGGCCCGGGCCGGGGCGATTGAAGGTATCGACGCTGAGCGTCAGCGTCGTGGTGGTCACAGTCAACACATTCGACAAGCTGGATTTGTTGCCGATTTCATCGACGGTTTTCAGGGCAAAATAATATCTCGTGCCGCTCTGCAAACCGCCGGCGGTGAAGGTTTCGGTACTGCCGGCCGGTTTGGGATTGCCGAGCCCGGAAACTTGCGTCGCGCTGTCGAAATTGCTTTCGGTGATGTTCGAGGTGGAATAACGCAAGTCATAAGAACGCGCGGTGCCGGTGTTGCCGTCATCGCCCGGCGCCGTCCAGCGCAAATCCGCTGTTGCGGAGGTGACATTGGTTGCGCTCAAGTTAGTGACAAAAGCCGGAGGGGTATTGTCGATTTGCTTGAACAAATGAAAATCATCAACGCCGTCCGTGGTGTTGCCGTGTACCATCATGCCGGCATACGTTGTGACGGAATTGCCCTGCAGTTTGGCCGGATCGTCGATGATCGCATCGAGTTGATCATTCAAATAAACCACGAAATGATGGCCGGCATCGTCGCTGCGCCATTCCACGCGCAGCTTGTCGCCCGCTTGCGGCGGCGTTGTAACGCTGCCGTTCACGGTCGCGACCGCAGCGCCGGGCACGCCATCGACAATCGTGAATAAACGCACGCTGGTGGCATTGCGCAGCAACAAATAGCCGCTGGCATCCGTGGTGGCATTGTTGAGCAACAGCGCGGCGCCGGTGAAATAGCGACCTTCCTCATTCGACAGGCTGCCGTAGGAGAATTCCAATACATTGGAGTTGGTGATCACGTTGGGAATGGCGAGATGATTGTTCCACGCATCGACGGTGGAGGTGTTCACCAACTGGTTGCTCTGCACTTGAAAACCGGGATGCGCCGTCCAGTTTGCGCTCAACGGCCCGGTATTGAAATCATCAAAGAAATCATCCACCGTGGGCGCCAATCCCTGAATCGCATTGTAAAACTCGACGGCCATCAGCTCGTAGCCGGCGTCATTGGGATGCAGATTATCCTTCATGAGGGTCGTTTCCCAATTCGCGTCGGCCATAATGCGGCCGGCGTTATCCACCAACACCACGCTCTGCCCGGCTGCGGCTTTTGCGGTTACCAGCGTGGCCAGCAACGCGTTGAGATTTTCCGTGGTGGTTTGTCTCGCTGCGCTGTCTTTGCGCGGCACAACGGTGGAGAGAAACGTCTTAATGGCGGGATCTTGCGCGTGAATCGCGTCGAGAATTGCGGCAATATCATCGCGCACTTGCGTTGCGGTTTCATTCAGCGAAATATCATTCGTACCGACTTCCAGCAGCACATAATCCGGATCGTAGGTATTGAGGTACGTCGTCACGTCGAGCTGCTCGGCGCGAAAGCCGCTGTGGCCTTCATGATCCGTATCCGCGAAACCGGTGCCGTCTTGCAACGAGCCGACAAAATCGAACGGCACGTTGGCATTGCTCAGCAGGTTGTAGAGATAATACCGGAAACCGGCATTGTTGGACGAGCCGGTGCCTTCGGTAATCGAGTTGCCGAGCGGCATGATTTTCGTTTGTGCGTGCGCCGCGCCGGTGAAAAAAAGCGCGGTCGCGAGCAGGCACATCTGCACAATAACCCGACGCAGCCAATGCTTGGAGGGCATGCATGACATTTGAGTATCACCTGAGATTCGTGGTTGGTTCACTGTAGGCTCCCTGTTAAACTGAACTTGCAATGCAGTCGCAATTCCTCTGCTAAATAACGAACCGGCCTAGCGCAAAGCATATGCCAGTGATGCCCGCATGTGACACCGCTAAAATGTGATCGAATTATCAAGTGCTTAGGTTCTGCGAAGCCTGCCGGCCTTGCTATAACTCTGTGTATTCGCCGAACATCTGTTTCAGGATTGAACAGGAAAAGATTCGAAAATGTGGCGCGTTTTCGCCCGTCCAAATTCCAGCGCAGCTTTCAAATGAGCCAATAATGGCAAGCCTTCGGACCGCCTCAACAAAGATGGCTGCCAGCAAAAAATTAACGTAGATTTTAGGCACGTTTGAGACCCCGGTTCTCCTGGTCGGCTCGAGTTCGATAAAAACCAAAACAAGAGCAAACAGAGATAACGGAGATTTTTTCTCTCTTCACTCCGTTTTAGAGATTTTGTTGTACTGTAATCTACGCCAGCTTTCGGGCACATTGAAAATCACAGCTCTGCGAACAGCCTTATATTCCACCCACAAAAGTGAAAATCCCGCAGAAGCAAAAAACTTTTTCTGTGGGACTTCAATTTTGTGGACCAAAAAACTTTCAGAATTTAATTCGAACTTTGAACGGAATTGTGCGCAGCGGACTGTCGAGCTTTGATGAATAGCAACCTTCCTGCAAAATTCAGGTTCTATGGATCCACGATTAAATAACTTTCCCAATCTCCAACCGGACAGCGCCGGAACGGACAAAAAAATCTTGCGTTTCACAGGATGGCTTGAATGAACCGGCGATTCACTTTTGCTGTCAAATCATCCGCTCTTGAGTCATACTGGCAGAAGGGAAAAAACTCTATGAGAGCGGAAGCGAGCAAACTCATAAAAATTAGTGAAACATTTTGGTAATAATATTGGCATATTGCTTGCTTAGTTTGGACAGTTAAATTGCTTAAAAGATGTCAATCTGTCACAGGTTCATATAAAATGTCGCCTCTGCAGTAGGAGTCAGAGGCGGTAACGGCCACAACATGCGATTCAAAGACTACTACAAAATTCTTGGCGTGAGCGAGAAGGCGGGACAAGACGAGATCAAGAAATCCTATCGCCGGCTGGCGAAGCAGTTTCATCCGGATGCCAATCCGGGCGACCGCGCCGCCGAAGAACGCTTCAAAGAAATCAACGAGGCGTATGACATTGTCGGCGATCCGGAGAAACGCCATAAATACGATCAGTTGCGTTTTTACGGCCGTCCGGATTCCACCACCAATGGCGAATGGTTTTCGTTTGATCCGGAATTTCTGCGCAGCCACGGCTACGGCATGTCCGGCATGGGCAATCACGGCGCGTTCGGTTCGTTTTTCGCACAAGGCGGCCAGGGATTCGCGTTTTCCGATTTGCTGCGCGATCTCTTCGGTTTTAACGGTTTTTATACCGAGCCTTCGCCGGCGCACAGCGCGCCGCGCAACATCACCGGCAGAATAAGAATTTCATTTGTTGAGGCCATGCGCGGGGCCGAGCGCACAATCTCGGTGCGGCAGAAAAAAATGTGTCCGGTGTGCCAGGGCAAAGGTCAGGAGGGGTACGCGCCCTGCAATCGCTGCAACGGCAGCGGCCAAATCTCTTCGAAGAAGAAAATTCGGATCAAATTGCCTGCGGGCGTGGAAACCGGGCATCAACTGCGCTTGCGCGGCTTGGCGTCGGAGAATTCCTTCGGCCCGGCCGGCGATGTGATCATTACCGTGGAGGTCGAGCCGCATCCCCATTTCACGCGCGCCGGCGCCGATGTTTTTTATGAAGCGCGTGTTGCCGATCAAGACCTGCAAGCCGGGACACGCGTGCGCATTCCCACCATCGAAGGCAAACAAGTCGAGCTGAATGTGCCGCCGGGCACGAAGAAAGGCACGGTATTTCGCCTGAAAAACTATGGCGCGAGAACCCCAAATCGTTTAGGGGATCAGTTTATTAAAATTGTGTAACCCGGCTCTTTCAAAACATGCGGCGATGGAGTCCGCCCTTAAACGCCCACGCTGATGACTCCTACCGAATTTTATTTTTAAGGAAGCCTCATGCTCAAAATAATTTTGGTAGGCGTCGGCGGCTTTGCCGGTTCGGTTTTGCGTTATCTTGTAAGCGGATACGTGCAACAATTGACCAAAAACGTCGTGTTTCCTTACGGCACGCTGGTTGTTAATCTCGCGGGATGCTTGTTCATCGGGTTTTTGTCGCAATTGGCGGAGAGCCGCAGCTTGTTTACCGCAGAGTCGCGCCTGCTGATTTTTACCGGATTTTTGGGCGGCTTCACCACGTTTTCAACGTTCGGCAACGAAACCATGAACCTCTTGCGTGACGGAGAAAACGTGCCGGCGTTGTTCAACCTGGGCATGCATGTTGTGTTTGGTCTCGCCAGCGTCTGGCTCGGCCGCATACTCGCTCATGCCATTTGGAGGTGACCATGGCATTGCCGGAAGAAGGTTATTTGCTGCGCGTTTTCATCGGCGAAAGCGACAAGTATGAGGGCCGGCCTTTGTTTGAATGGATCGTGCTGCAAGCGCGTGCGCACGGTTTGGCGGGCGCCACGGTCTTGCGCGGCATGATGGGATTCGGCGCGCACAGCCGCATTCATACCTTCAAAATCGAGCGGCTCTCGGAAGATTTGCCCATCATTGTCGAAATTGTCGATACCCGCGAGAAACTTGAGAATTTTCTGGCCGTCATCGACGGCGCGATTGCCGAGGGCCTGGCGACGCTGGAAAAAGCCCACATTCGGTTCTATCGCAGCGGCAAAACATGATCTTTCTATTCTCTCCGGAAGCTCGGAGCGACCGGACGGTTTTACCATTCTTACTCAGGAGAAGGGGTTATGTCAAAACATAAAACCATCGGCGTCATGTCGCTCATGCTGTTTCTCGGAGCGATTGTGGGTTTGATCGTCGCCTCGAATTTCGAGTGGACCAAACCCGGCATCGCGGAGAGCAAGCCGGAATTCAAGCTCGCTGCCAACGCCAGCGAGGCGGCTTCAAATGAAGATGATTTGTCCGGCGACGTTGCAGATTTGGCCGCCACCAGCAAGGCTTATGTTTCCGTAGCAAAGCGCGTCATGCCCACTGTGGTCAGCATCACCAGCGAGAAAGTCGTGCGCGTGCGCAACCCGCTCACCGAGTTTTTCCACGAAGATTGGTGGCGCAAACGCCGTCCGCGCGAGTTCCGCCAGGACGGCCTGGGCTCCGGCGTGATTATCAGCCCGGAGGGTTACATTCTCACCAATAACCACGTCATTCGCGAATCCGACGCCATTGCGGTGCTGATCGACAAAAAGAATTACAAAGCCACGGTCGTCGGCGCTGATCCCAAAACCGATCTCGCCGTGATCAAGATCGATGCGAAGAATTTGCCGGTTGCCCGGCTGGGAAATTCGGATGCCCTGGAAGTCGGCGAGCTGGTTATGGCTGTGGGCAGTCCGTTTTCCATTCATCTTGCGCACTCGGTTACCGCGGGCATCGTGAGCGGCAAAGGCAGAAATCAAGTCGGCGTGGGTGAAGTTGATTATGAAGATTTCATTCAAACCGATGCCGCGATCAATCCCGGCAACAGCGGCGGCGCATTGGTAAACCTGCGCGGAGAACTGGTGGGCATTAATACAGCCATCGTTTCCGGCGGCTGGGGCGGCGGCAATGTCGGTATCGGCTTTGCGATTCCGATCAATCTCGCGCGCCAGATTATGACCCAGCTCATCGAAACCGGCAAAGTCGTGCGCGGTTGGCTGGGCGTCAATATTTCCAGCGTCGATCAAGAAATTGCCCAAGAAATGAATTTGCCCTCGACGGACGGCGCGTTGGTGCGTGAGGTGATTCCCAGCAGCCCGGCATTCAAAGCCGGCGTGCGCGACGGGGATTTCATCGTTGCGATTGACGGCACGCCGATGCGCGATCAAAATCATTTGATGAATTTTATTGCCGGTTTTCGCCCCGGAACCGCGGTGCAAGTTAAATTGATTCGCGACGGCCGTGAACGAACGGTCACAGTCAAGCTCGGCGAACGCCCGGAAGACCCAAATGAGGAGCTGACTTCCACGGAAACGCGCAGCATGGAGCTGGGTTTGGCGGTGGCAGACTTGAGCGAGAATTTGGCCAATGAATTCGATATTCAAGAGGAATCTGGTGTTGTGGTCGTCGAAGTCGAGAGCGGCAGCCAGGCAGATGAAGAAGGCATCCGGCCCGGCGATGTGATCAAGGAGGTTGACCGCAAGCCGGTCAAATCTGCGGCGGAATACCGTCGTGTGCTGGATCAGGCCAAAGACCGGAAAGTCGTTTTATTGCGCATTGCGCGCGGCGACGCCAATTTCTTTGTTGCTTTGAAGCGCCGGAATGATTAGATTCACCGCCGTTTTTGAACATTGAACTTGTCCTAGGAAAGGCAGATTACATGGACAAAAAGAAACTCGAACATTACAAGTCACGATTGTTGCAGGAACGCGATCGCATTTTGCGCGCGCTCAATCAAAACGAGGACGATTTCGAAGGCTCGACCACGACGCGCAGCGCCGAATTTGAAGAGTCGGCCAAGCTCGATCGTGACCGCGAGTATATTTCCGGCTTGCTGACCAAGGATACCGATATCCTCTCCGAAATTGAAGATGCACTGAAACGCATCAAGGAAGGCACGTATGGCTACTGCATCGACACCGGCAAGGAGATACCGGAGGCGCGTTTAGAGGCCATGCCATGGACCCCGCGCACCCGCGATGCACAAGCCGCCTATGAACGCCGCCGCTCTGTCGGCCCCCCGGAAGATTAATTCTTTTTGTCGAGCCAGCGACTTCGTTATTGACGGCCTTGCTAAAAACAAGGCCGTCCCCTTTTGCTGACAACCTGTCATCTCTCTGAAAAAAAGACCTAAACGAGTTCCCACCTCGAGAAATCTCACCTAGTTTAAAGCATTTATAAACAATATCAAGACGCATGCGATCGCGCGTGGCATGCCATTTGTTTATTGATAGTGAGATTCGTTACACATTTTGCAAAGTCTCGAAATTAAATATCACCATCATTGATTCTTGTCTTGGAGGATTTTAGCAATGGGCAAAATTATCGGAATTGACTTGGGAACAACCAACTCTTGCGTCGCTGTTATGGAAGGCGGCGAGCCGGTGGTCATTCCCAATTCTGAAGGCGCACGGACGACGCCTTCTGTGGTAGCATTCTCAAAAACCGGCGAGCGTCTCGTCGGGCAAGTGGCGAAGCGTCAGGCCATCACCAACCCCACCAACACGATCTACTCGATCAAGCGTTTCATGGGCCGCCGCCACAGCGAGGTCAAACGTGAACGTGAATCCGTGCCCTATGCCGTGGTGTCGGGCAAAAATGACGTTGCCGTGGTGCGCATTGGCGACAAAGAATACACCCCGCAGGAAATCTCGGCGATGGTTTTGCAAAAGATGAAACAGACCGCCGAAGATTATTTGGGCGAGAAAGTCACGGAAGCGGTGATCACGGTGCCGGCGTACTTCAATGACAGCCAGCGGCAAGCCACCAAAGAAGCCGGAGAGATTTCCGGTTTGACGGTGAAGCGCATTATCAACGAGCCGACCGCGGCCTCCCTGGCTTATGGTTTGGATAAGAAGAAAGATGAGAAGATTGCGGTGTTCGATTTGGGCGGCGGCACGTTCGACATCAGTATTCTCGAAATCGGCGACGGCGTGTTCGAAGTAAAAGCCACCAATGGCGATACCCATCTCGGCGGCGACGATTTTGATCAGCGCATCATCGATTGGCTGGTCGCAGAATTCAAGAAACAGGAAGGCGTCGATCTCTCGAAAGATCCCATGGCGCTGCAACGCCTGAAAGAAGCGGCGGAGAAATCGAAATGCGAGTTGTCGACGGTAATGCAAACCGACATCAATTTGCCGTTTATCACGGCGACCAATGCCGGCCCGAAACACATGCAGATCACGCTCACGCGCTCGCGCTTCGAGCAGCTTTGCGACGATTTGTTCGAGCGCACCGTCGGGCCCTGCGAAGCCGCGCTGCGCGATTCGGATCTGCGCCCGAATGAAATTGACGAAGTGGTGCTCGTGGGCGGTTCGACGCGCATGCCGAAAATTCAGGAAATCGTGCGCCGTCTCTTCAACAAAGAGCCGCATCGCGGCGTGAATCCGGATGAAGTGGTGGCGGTGGGCGCCGCGATTCAAGGCGGCGTGCTGGCCGGCGATGTGAAAGATGTATTGTTGCTCGACGTGACGCCGTTGTCGCTGGGTATAGAAACACTCGGCGGCGTGACCACAAAGTTGATCGAGCGCAACACCACGATTCCGTGCAAGAAATCGGAAATTTTTTCCACGGCCGCGGATAGCCAGACGCAAGTCGAGATTCATGTGTTGCAAGGCGAACGTGAAATGGCGATCGATAACCGCACGCTGGGCCGCTTCATTCTCGACGGTATTCCGCCGGCGCCGCGCGGCGTGCCGCAAATCGAAGTCACCTTCGACATCGATGCCAACGGCATTCTGCATGTCGGCGCAAAAGATAAAGCCACGGGCAAGGAACAATCGATTCGTATCGAGGCCTCAACGGGCTTGAGCAAGGATGAAATCTCAAAGATGGAACGCGATGCGCGCGATCATGCCGCAGAAGATAAAAAGAAGCGCGAGCTGGTCGAAACGCGCAACCGCGCCGATCAACTCGTGTATCAAACCGAGAAGAATATTCGCGACATGGGCGACAAGCTCGACGCCGCCTCGAAAGAACGCCTGGAAAATGCCGTGAAGAAGATTCGCGACACCATGAAAACCGAGCGCGCCGAAGAGCTGAAAGCCGCCAGCGAAGAATTGAACACCATTTGGAATCAAGTCTCGACCAAGATGTACGAAGCTGCCAGCGCTGCCGGCAAACAAGCCGGCCCCAACGGCTCCCCCGGCGGCAAAGGCAAGGTCGAAGAGGCCGATTTCGAAGTGGTGGACGAAGGCGCTGGCAAGAACTAAGCATTGCCCGTGAGTTGGCAAAACAAAAAGGCGAGAGTGATCTCGCCTTTTTTGTTTTAGGCAGAATTCGCTTGATTTTATGGCGTTCACTCCTTAGATTTTCCCGCTTTTTTAGAAATTCGATCACACCAGCGGAGGTTGCGATGTCAATCACAAGGCTTCTGAGCGGGTTGTTAGCAACGAGCCTTCTCATTATAGCATGCGGCGAAAAGCTGAGCGAAGAGCAGCTCTACACCAAAGCCAAAGCAGCAGAGCTTGCCGGCGAGTTTACCCAGGCAGAGAAGCACTACAAAAAACTCAATGAGCAGTATCCCCAAAGCGCCCAACTCGAGGAAGTACAGGCCAAGCTGGCGCAACTGAAGAAGGCCAACGGCCTGGGCGAGGCGGAACTGCGCGCCGAGATTCAAAATTATGAAAAGCAGCAGGATTTTAACGCGGCTTTGGTGCTGTCGCAGGCGCTGGTGCAGCGTTTTCCCAAAAGCGCGGGCATCGACGAAATGCTGCAAAAGATCGGCATGATTTGCCTGAACAACCAGCAGCAATACCAACGCGCGGTGGATGCCTTTCAGCGGTTGATCGCCGATTTTCCGCAAAGCCCGCACGTGCCGCAAGCGCAGTTCATGATCGGATATATCTACGCCAATCACATCAAAGATCTCGACAAGGCGCGTCTCGCTTACACGGCGTTCAAAGACAAATACCCCGCGCACGAATTGACGCCCTCGGTCGATTGGGAATTGGAGCATCTCGGCCAGGACATCAGCGAGCTTAATCTCTTTACCGATTCGGCAGACAAGCCTGCCGAGCCGGCTTCCGTGAATGGCGCGGCGCAGAAGAAATCACAGACCGGCCCGAATGTCAAGCCGTAAAACTTTTTTTGCTGAGTTTCCGTCTAACAAGCCCGATGTCATTCTTTTGGCAGGCTGGAATACGCCAAAGTTTCGTCGCGGCTTTTTTTATTGTTGCACGAAAAATTTTGCAGCGCAAGTTTAACCACGCGTGCAAGTACGCCATAAAAGCTATTCCGCTGTAACAGCTTGCTCGCAAGAACGAAGTCGCTCAACCCATGCGATACACTTCCGTCCTCATTTGTTTGATCGCATTCTCTTTCGCGGGGCAGATTGCCCGGGCACAAGAAAGCCTC
This window of the Cytophagia bacterium CHB2 genome carries:
- a CDS encoding TraR/DksA family transcriptional regulator, which produces MDKKKLEHYKSRLLQERDRILRALNQNEDDFEGSTTTRSAEFEESAKLDRDREYISGLLTKDTDILSEIEDALKRIKEGTYGYCIDTGKEIPEARLEAMPWTPRTRDAQAAYERRRSVGPPED
- a CDS encoding J domain-containing protein, whose translation is MRFKDYYKILGVSEKAGQDEIKKSYRRLAKQFHPDANPGDRAAEERFKEINEAYDIVGDPEKRHKYDQLRFYGRPDSTTNGEWFSFDPEFLRSHGYGMSGMGNHGAFGSFFAQGGQGFAFSDLLRDLFGFNGFYTEPSPAHSAPRNITGRIRISFVEAMRGAERTISVRQKKMCPVCQGKGQEGYAPCNRCNGSGQISSKKKIRIKLPAGVETGHQLRLRGLASENSFGPAGDVIITVEVEPHPHFTRAGADVFYEARVADQDLQAGTRVRIPTIEGKQVELNVPPGTKKGTVFRLKNYGARTPNRLGDQFIKIV
- the dnaK gene encoding molecular chaperone DnaK yields the protein MGKIIGIDLGTTNSCVAVMEGGEPVVIPNSEGARTTPSVVAFSKTGERLVGQVAKRQAITNPTNTIYSIKRFMGRRHSEVKRERESVPYAVVSGKNDVAVVRIGDKEYTPQEISAMVLQKMKQTAEDYLGEKVTEAVITVPAYFNDSQRQATKEAGEISGLTVKRIINEPTAASLAYGLDKKKDEKIAVFDLGGGTFDISILEIGDGVFEVKATNGDTHLGGDDFDQRIIDWLVAEFKKQEGVDLSKDPMALQRLKEAAEKSKCELSTVMQTDINLPFITATNAGPKHMQITLTRSRFEQLCDDLFERTVGPCEAALRDSDLRPNEIDEVVLVGGSTRMPKIQEIVRRLFNKEPHRGVNPDEVVAVGAAIQGGVLAGDVKDVLLLDVTPLSLGIETLGGVTTKLIERNTTIPCKKSEIFSTAADSQTQVEIHVLQGEREMAIDNRTLGRFILDGIPPAPRGVPQIEVTFDIDANGILHVGAKDKATGKEQSIRIEASTGLSKDEISKMERDARDHAAEDKKKRELVETRNRADQLVYQTEKNIRDMGDKLDAASKERLENAVKKIRDTMKTERAEELKAASEELNTIWNQVSTKMYEAASAAGKQAGPNGSPGGKGKVEEADFEVVDEGAGKN
- the crcB gene encoding fluoride efflux transporter CrcB yields the protein MLKIILVGVGGFAGSVLRYLVSGYVQQLTKNVVFPYGTLVVNLAGCLFIGFLSQLAESRSLFTAESRLLIFTGFLGGFTTFSTFGNETMNLLRDGENVPALFNLGMHVVFGLASVWLGRILAHAIWR
- a CDS encoding tetratricopeptide repeat protein; amino-acid sequence: MSITRLLSGLLATSLLIIACGEKLSEEQLYTKAKAAELAGEFTQAEKHYKKLNEQYPQSAQLEEVQAKLAQLKKANGLGEAELRAEIQNYEKQQDFNAALVLSQALVQRFPKSAGIDEMLQKIGMICLNNQQQYQRAVDAFQRLIADFPQSPHVPQAQFMIGYIYANHIKDLDKARLAYTAFKDKYPAHELTPSVDWELEHLGQDISELNLFTDSADKPAEPASVNGAAQKKSQTGPNVKP
- a CDS encoding Do family serine endopeptidase, which codes for MSKHKTIGVMSLMLFLGAIVGLIVASNFEWTKPGIAESKPEFKLAANASEAASNEDDLSGDVADLAATSKAYVSVAKRVMPTVVSITSEKVVRVRNPLTEFFHEDWWRKRRPREFRQDGLGSGVIISPEGYILTNNHVIRESDAIAVLIDKKNYKATVVGADPKTDLAVIKIDAKNLPVARLGNSDALEVGELVMAVGSPFSIHLAHSVTAGIVSGKGRNQVGVGEVDYEDFIQTDAAINPGNSGGALVNLRGELVGINTAIVSGGWGGGNVGIGFAIPINLARQIMTQLIETGKVVRGWLGVNISSVDQEIAQEMNLPSTDGALVREVIPSSPAFKAGVRDGDFIVAIDGTPMRDQNHLMNFIAGFRPGTAVQVKLIRDGRERTVTVKLGERPEDPNEELTSTETRSMELGLAVADLSENLANEFDIQEESGVVVVEVESGSQADEEGIRPGDVIKEVDRKPVKSAAEYRRVLDQAKDRKVVLLRIARGDANFFVALKRRND
- a CDS encoding DUF190 domain-containing protein, encoding MALPEEGYLLRVFIGESDKYEGRPLFEWIVLQARAHGLAGATVLRGMMGFGAHSRIHTFKIERLSEDLPIIVEIVDTREKLENFLAVIDGAIAEGLATLEKAHIRFYRSGKT